Part of the Sorghum bicolor cultivar BTx623 chromosome 1, Sorghum_bicolor_NCBIv3, whole genome shotgun sequence genome, CTATAAAAACAGCTCTGGTAGATGAGCTGAGGCCAAAAAAACTGACTTCTCACGGCTCCTCACAAACCTAATACAATTTATTACATCACTGGAGCCGTTTTTGCCAAATGTTTAGCTCCACCAGATAAGCTGCACTACCTGATAAGCCGGAGTCGGAGTCgtaccaaacagggccttaatggGGAATCTCTAGTACCAAAGTGTATGTGGTACGAGTTGAGGGATGCTGGAGGCCAAACAACAACTATATAGACCAGTCAATGGGCACAGGGTGAGGGGAATCTATTGCAGTTCTTAGACTATAAGTCAGTGAGATGCATGTGGGTATTTGAACCCCCCTAACTTGCAGGTGAGTTTTTGCGACTTTCCCTTTCTTCTAATAATGTCTTAATGTTCCAGTACCTAGAGTATGCTTACCATATTATCTGATGCAACCAATTGCACCACAGTTTTAGCAtagtaaaaataaaattataccaAAAAAATTGAGGGCAAGTGATTGAatacaagggatataatgctcgCAAAACAGGCAAAACACCAAGCTGGGGACTTGGAACAAAGCACTGTTGTAGGTTATGACTAGAAGAAGCTATAATAAAATGTAGAATGACATACATGCCACATTCAACATCTAATTAACAAAAGAGTTTCAAGTTTTCTAATGTTTATTTCACTACATTAAGCATTCCAGGAGCTAGAGTTACCAAGAGAGAAATTTGAGTGTTAGAATAAGATATCAGAGACCTTATTGCTATTCTCATTTTGTTAGTGCTGTGCCTCTGTGACCTAGTCTGTTTCCTGTGCTTAAAGTCTCGTAGTTCAAAagttggagagagagagagagagagagagagaagtcaTACTTTTTAGCATGGGTTTGATAAAAGAAGCTAAGAACATATAGGAAAGGTAACATACTCCAAACATTTGGTTGTAACACATGCATACTGATAGCACATTCATGTCAAAAAAAAGGGAGAAAGAGTTCAAGCACTTGATGGAAACTCATAGTATAGCATAATGTGAACTGCACCTTGTAAAGACAAATCAGAGCATGACTGAGTCAGTGCAACAGATATCAATTTCTGGCCATAGATCCCCTATTTATTGCCTTACAACTGGTTTTCTTGACAATTGATGCCCATAGATCAATGAACCTGGTGATGCAACAGAGTCATACCTAGCTTTGTCAATTGCCAGCTTAGGAAGAACCATAGGAACCTATCCGCAATCATACCCCATGGATACGGCCTTAAACCAACCTTGATCGATACATTCCCTGGAAAAGCAAGCGATTAAACACCAAAGACAGCTCTTCTCTAACTTATTAACAGAAGAGAAGCATCCATAGACTTAACCATCATCAGACGAGAAGGCACTGGTTGTAGGGCCCGCACCTATCCTAGTAGGAAGCGGCCTACTCCACGGATCCCATGGGATCCTATTTTTTTGATATGAATGGAAGAATGATGGCTCCATACTCAGTACTTTGTATGGAATTTCTGAATTAACATCTTTGTCATGGAGTTCAAGGGGAAAAGAAAGGTCCCCACGAGCCCCCCTCCAGAAAAGAAACGAAAATATCTGTAGGTACATACTCAGTACTTTTAATTTCTGTTATCCAATACTCTAAGAAGGAATTATTAAAAGAGCTCTCCAGCAGACAATTGTGAATTTGTGATCAAGTAATTATAGCTAGCCTTATTGATCACTGCAGTTTCATTTGTCTGACATTTACTGGACACAAACTCCAAAAGATAACagacccaaaaaaaaaactacggAAAGAGAAATATGACAAATTTAATCAAATGCTGCCAAATTTACCTCATGGCAGTTTAAAACTTTAGATTGACCATGGATGTGTGATGTGATACAAGATCTAATTCAATGCAATTGATGCAGTTTGTGGAATTAAATATGTCCTTTGGCCAACAGGCTGCCTAATTGTCTTAAGTTGTTTACTGGAAGCCCACAATAACGTCTTTAAACTGCCAAGACATCAGAGATTAAGAGCGCTTTGCTTTATGGTTAAAGCAGGAATATCAATAACCATACCGGAATATCAGTGAGCATATCAAAAGTGATCATCACTCCATTAGTTTGGTTCAGCCAAGCCTTCTGAACTGCATTAGTTCTGAATATTCAGCTCTGCAATAATCATGATTTGTACAGCAGTTTTCCAGTTTGGATATAACAAGAACATACCTTGTAATGGTTAATACAAATAACAGATATCACACTGTTTTCGTTCGTATTTTTTTGCTAGTTCATTTGTGCTGCTTCCTTCTCTTTTCAATCTCCTTATCAAGGAAAATCAATATTGTTTCTGTAGCGTAGTTTGGCGCAATGCCTTCTGTGATCATCCTCCTCAAATATTTGTCAGCTTCCTTTAGTCTACCAGCTTTTGCATTAATATTGATCAATGTATTAAAAGTAACAACATCTGGCTTCATGCCACTTCTGATGATCTGCTCAAATAAGCAACCTGCTTCTTCAACCTTTCCGACCTTTCCCAACTGATTGATCAAAGTGTTATACATTACAATGTCCATGTAAACACCTTTCTTTGACAACCGGTCAATAATTGTGCTAGCAACCTCTGCTTTCCCCATCTGGCCAAGACCTTGAATGATTAGATTATATGTTGCTACATCATTAGGGCAGAGCTGTCCACCCCTCTCATGAAGAATTGCCCATACTTGTTTCAAATAGCCCTTCTTGACAAACGAGGTCATCAGTGAATTGTATGTATAACTTGTCCCTTTGTTTCCTAGATTCGTAAAAATCTCAAATAACTTGCAAGCAACACTCAACTTCCCTTTGGCTAAAAAAATTGACAAGTATGTATTGATCATGTCAGCATCAAAAGTCTTGGCACCCATACCTTGCACCCTCTGCCCTCTGTGCATTGTAAATACAGCAGAGCCGTTCAAACTGTCAGCATGTTTAGCAAGATGATCCAAGTGTGGTGACAGTGACCAATCATCCTTGGGATCACTATTTGGGGTTTCTTCATCAGTACCTGTATGTCCCACATGGTTAACCAGACTCATCATATCATCCATATTACCATCAAAGGAAAACAGTGGTGTCCCATCTTTGTCTCTGCCATGAGGTCCCCTCAAGGCAACCATCATGTCTGATTTCCACCGAATGGCATCCGGCAATACAGAGCTGCCCCTTATAAACTTTACTATTTGCTCTTCCAAGTCCCAACGTTTACTCTTGTCAAAACCTATTAGCAATGATGTTATTGTAACCAAATCGACACTGAAGCCTTGCTGCTCCATCTCCTTCACCAACTCTACGGCCTCTGCAACTTGGTCCCCCATCCCCTCCTTGCAGAACTCCCTCACCATGATACTATAAGCAATTCCATCCAACAGTTGCCCTTTCCTTCTCAGCTCGTAAAAAAGCCGACATGCTGCTTCTGCCCTCCCATTCTTAAACAGCCCATCTATCAGAGTGTTGTGTGTGCTTGCTGAGCATTGGATTCCATCAGCCACCATTGTCTCAAAAAAACCGCATGCCTCGTCAAGCTTCTTTGCTTTAAACAGCCCATCGAGAAGTGAATTGTACACCACCACATCACTCTTCACCCCACTGCTGCCCCGCATCTCCTGAAACACACGCAGTGCATCATCCATCCGAAAACTCTTGCAGCACCCATTCATGACTGCTCGATAAGTAAAGACGTCTGGCTCAATCCCAGAAGATTTCATTTCATCAAAAATCACCAGAGCATCAGGTACCCGTGCACCGACCACAAGTGCCCGGATGACTGAATTATAAGTGCATATGTCTGGCGAAACAGGAGGAGTGGCGGCCTTCATTGCTGCGAAAAGCCTCAGCGACATACCCAGCTGCCTCCACTTGCCAAACGCGTGGATGCAAATGTTGTATAACCTCACATTCGAAGGAAGGCCCCTCCTCGACAATTCTTCGAACACATAGCGGAAGTCATCGCAGAGGTTCTCCTTCGATAAGGCGAGGAGGAGGCGGTTCGTGGCCCGGACGGGTGGTGGTTGGGAGGCGATGGGAAGCAGCCTGCGGATGGCGGGGACCGCAGCGATGAGGTTCGGGGAGGCTATGAGGGAAGGGAGAGCAGCTGCGgcgaggcgggggaggaggtctGGCGGCGCGGCGTCCAAGAGTGAGAGCGCGGCGTCGAGGCGCGAAGCGGAGAGGAGAGACGAGAGGAGGGCGGGCAGGAGGGTGGACGGGGACGCGGAGGAGAGCGCGAACGGGAGGAGCGCGTCGAGGAGCGGCGGCGAGCCGGCGGCGAGCGCGCGGACGAGGACGGGGAAGGTGGACGCGAGGAGCGGGGAGGAGGGCGGCGTGGCGGCGAGGAAGAAGGAGAGCTTGGAGGCCGGCGGGAGCGCCGGGTGGCGGAGGATGTGGAGGTGGACGGGGAGCGGCAGCGGCGCCGTGGGCAGCAGCGCGGCGGGCAGGTGTGGCGTGGTGAGGAGGTGGCTAGCGAGGCGGGTGGCGAGGAGCGCGTCGGTGAGGCTGGACAGCGGCGTGGAGGCTGCGGTCGAGAGCCGGCGGCCGATTGGCGCGGCAGCGACCAGCCCGGGCGGCATGCTTGCTTCCTGTGAGCTGCAACGGTCGAGCTTTTTCAGTGGTTTTGTCCGTGCGCAGGGACGTGTTAGGTGGGGTTCCCCATTTGGCCACTTTTTTCCGGCCGCGCCCCCGgcgggccgcggcggcgcgtaCCGGCGAGTCGGCGAGAGCCAAGAAGTCTGGGCGCGCTGCGGAAAGGGGGAGGTGGGAGGGGGTCGCAGAGGCGATGCAGTGGGGCCCACGGTGCCGCGCGCCTATCGTTCTGGCATAGCAGGTTGGGGCCGGTGGGCTGGACTGTAATGTGCGCTTCGCCGATTGGACCCAGATTGACATGTATAGCCGTGGCCCGTGGGCTTATCGTGAAGGGCAGAAAAACATACAGGCTGCCGAAATCTTCAAAGTTTAGTTTTTCTCCCTGGATTAGGAAATCGGGTAAATTATCTTcttcaacttttaaaaccattCATTTTACCTCTCTAACTCGGTTATAGGTGATTTTatctcttttttatttatttttggctaaatatttaaaaaattatagtaaatcaaagaaaaatcataaaatagaaatctAATTATTTTTTACTCCACATGAGTAAATATACacagtaaatatataatatgatatactttaaTATAAATTTTTTGTTGTAGTTTTAGATCTATAATCAGTTCATAGCTGCAGTTTCTATGGTTCAATTGTGATGATTTTTTATGGTGATCTAACTATTGTATGTTTTAACTATAGTAAAAAAATTCATACGCGTTTCTATTTTTACACATATTTAactatttttaaaatatttaatAAACATAAAACTAAATAATTCTATAACTTAGTCATACATCATCCAATGAGCATGAAACTTTTGCTACATAGCTTTGAATTAAGTACAGAAAAGCATGCATCTAAAGTTTTAACAAAAAGCTTGTACTAATGCATACCATAtcatatattcattgtgtataTCTACTCATTTAGAGTCCAAGAAAAATAAATTTTCAATTTTTATGATTTTCACGATTTACtattatttttcaaaaaattagccaaataaataaaaaaacaaaaccagCTTTGGAAACCACCTATAACCAGATCAAGAGGTAAAATGAACGGTTTTAAAAATTGAGGTATGCTATTTACCGATTTTAGAGTTCAAGGAGAAAAAGAACTTTAGCTGAAATGAAGCCCACGGCCTAAGAGATCTCAGAGCTACGTACATACAGGACCATGTGACATACTCTTTGCATCTCAaattaagttttcatcttacgaAGAAATCAAATAATTTCAACTTCTATCAAAtatataccaaaaatactaTTCTTAATTATATCagataaatattattatactaATCACATCATATGTTTCCATAGTAAAtctatttaaagatataaatattagtttacttttctttaaacctagttaatttAAGATTGGTTGGCTCTTGAAATGCAAGATACTCTCTTCAGGTTGGTAAaagaagtcgttttggacagcGACACGGTCTGAAATCATAACTTTGACttcttattttataaaatatatattaaaaatgatatatgtatattttaatGAAAGCAttttttttcaagacaaattattcatatggttttcacattttcaaactcaacaacttaaaacaTATTCGTAATTTgtattctcaatgtttgacccaaacttTGTCTAAAATGACTTCTTTTACCAACTTGGAGAGAGTAATACTAATTTTGGGAAGTAGAAAGTATATGATTTTTTCAGGACATGATTATTAGGAGCAGATAAGGTCTTGatgtattatgtatatatattccCTTTGCCCATAAAAGAATACAATTCTCGTTTCTTGAGGAATCAAACAATTTATAGTTTTATCCAAGTTATATAAAAATACTAATATCTACGATACAAGATAAGTATCATTAAAttgattataaaatatattttatagtaAAGCTAGTCGACATATAATTATTAATACGATCCACTACAAACTTAGTCAAGTAAGCTAATTTGATCTACATAAATCAAATAGTTGTATTTTTTGTGGGCAAATGGGGTGTATAATTATGCAAGGGAGCACACCCTTCCTTGTGCAATTCACCGAGGGATACATTCAGACGTGCTTATTTTGCCTCTTTTTCAGAGCTGTTCAGTTCGGAGGGGCGAGTTGATAGGAGGCCGACGCTGCGTACTTTCTTCTTCCAGAAGGAAAATCGACTCCaacgtcttgtttagttcaccccgaaatttaaaaagttttaaaaattcttcatcacatcgaatcttacggcacatgcatgaagcattaaatatagacgaaaacaaaaactaattatacagtttgtctgtaaatcgcgagacgaatcttttgattctaattattttataattagataatatttgtcaaataaaaacgaaaatgctaggaactaaacaaggcccaagtataGCTAGGTTTGCTGGAAAGCTTACGAGCAAGGCTGCAAATGTGGAATTCTTATGCACGCCGTTTTGTTTTATCAACCAAACTTCACAAAAGAACACCAACCCACAAAAAGTGGAGGGGGCGAAGAGCGCAACGGAATACCTGGAAATGTGCAATTGTGCTTTTGTGCATGTGAAAGATAAGATGATGATGATTGATTCTCCTTATCCTCGATGGATTGGCCGGTTCATCTTTCGCCGTGCATGCCCATCTGTGAGATACATATAGGAATTAAGTTATTTATTCTCATATTCTGTGATCGTAGTCTCATCGTGATCTGGCTGCACCTACTGCACCCGCTGCAAGTGGTAGGTCTGCCTGAGGAACACGGGaggcgattttttttttttttgcctttaaTGATATGTGCTCTCCACCTTGTCACCGTTGAATTTGTACTGAGAAGTGTGTAAATATACATGTCAATACAGATTTTCATTGAGATTGGTATTTGCACACTTCACAATATAAATCTAATAGTGAAAAGAGTGAGAACACTTGCCCTCAAGAGCCCATTTAACTTTGCCGAGGAACACATACTATACTTGCCTGCTCGCATCTAAAGATGAGCAACGGGCCGGCCTGGCCCGGCACGGCACGGGCCCATATGGCCTGCGTGCCATCAAGCCGTGCCTTCACAGGCCACCGTGCCTGCCTGACGGCCTAGGCACGGTACACGGGCCGATATTCGGATCGAGTCGGCCCTAAAAGCACGAGGTCCAATAGCCCTTTAGGTCGGCCCATGGCCCGCTATATAAAAAACACTAAATTTAATACAGAATTCAATAAGCATAAGTAAATCATATTCAAGTCATAGATATGATACTTCATAATTCAAGTAACATAATATACTTAGAAGATCATATTTTATATGCCAAAAGGCATAAGACTGACACCATACTTGCTGTTAAAAGCGGGCCAAGCTGGGCCACCCGCGCGGGCCAAGGAGTCAGCCCAACCACGGTCTGCTACGTGCTTCAGGCCAGCATAGACATGGTTGGAATCGAGCTATGCCGTGCTTAGACCGGATCAAATTACCGTGTTTTGGGCCGTGCCTTTGATCTACAGGCTGAATGCTCAACTTTACTCGCATCATGTCAACGTGTCGAAAGAGCGTTGCTACTGTGCCGTGCCGCACGTCAGGCCCCACACGTACTACTACGGCCCGTGCGCGGTCGCTCACTCCTGCTGCCGCAGCTGCGCGATGCGCTTTTCGGGCGCTTGTTGGTACTGGGTGGTGTGGTCGAGTGGCGATTGCCCAAGCAGCTCAAgggcccgcgcccgcgccggccGCGGCCTTGCCCAGCGTGCATGTGCGGCGTACGGCCTCCGTGGCTCCGTCAGTGAGTATGGACGATCTCTCTGATTCTCTGGTAGGGAACAGGGATTCGGTGACACGGCGTCGTTCGTCGCTTTGTTCTCACGTTGGTGGTATCACGTTTCGATTTCGCTTCTCGGCTCCGCTCTGCGCCGTGCGCCCGTGTCCGTTTCGCCCTACAGGGTCACTCATGCAGTCGTGTCGTGTCGCGCTGGACCTGGACGGACGCTGCCTAATGCCGGCCTCTTTCGGCAGCCTCATGTGGTGATGCCTGCATGGCACTAgtgatatgttttttttttataaaaaaaatcttgATATAATAATAGAATGAAGTTCCAGCCTCCTCCACTACTCCGATCGGAAGATACTTGTGACACGGTGCGTGGCATAGCAGATCCGCCGGCCGGCAAATCCGGCATTCTCGCTGGTACGCGTCGCTCTGTATACTGTACTTTTCCTGCATGCGCCTGCGGATGTGCATGTGCATGTGCACGAGATCAATGCTGACTGCACTGTGACTACGAGTGTCTGTTTATAATACAGTCAGGCAGCTGATCGTAAGATTTCTTTACAGCCTTTTTGCAGCCTACTCATATAAtggttagctcatcactattaatacatggcccacttgTCTATCTCACAgtctttcttggtttttgtgtctgagtcggctgtaagcttacagtccgtttttactctctctctttttttctctacTCCACTTCAGCATTTAGCTGGCTTACTATaatacttgggccttgtttagttcgcaaaatttttgggttttggctactgtagcactttcgtttttatttgacaaacattgtccaatcatagagtatctaggctcaaaagatttatctcacaaattacagttaaactatgcaattagtttttatttttatttatatttaatactccgtaCATAtgaccaaagatttgatgtgatagggaattttgaaaatttttgcgaactaaaccaggccttgcTCAGGATC contains:
- the LOC8063382 gene encoding pentatricopeptide repeat-containing protein At4g01570, with product MPPGLVAAAPIGRRLSTAASTPLSSLTDALLATRLASHLLTTPHLPAALLPTAPLPLPVHLHILRHPALPPASKLSFFLAATPPSSPLLASTFPVLVRALAAGSPPLLDALLPFALSSASPSTLLPALLSSLLSASRLDAALSLLDAAPPDLLPRLAAAALPSLIASPNLIAAVPAIRRLLPIASQPPPVRATNRLLLALSKENLCDDFRYVFEELSRRGLPSNVRLYNICIHAFGKWRQLGMSLRLFAAMKAATPPVSPDICTYNSVIRALVVGARVPDALVIFDEMKSSGIEPDVFTYRAVMNGCCKSFRMDDALRVFQEMRGSSGVKSDVVVYNSLLDGLFKAKKLDEACGFFETMVADGIQCSASTHNTLIDGLFKNGRAEAACRLFYELRRKGQLLDGIAYSIMVREFCKEGMGDQVAEAVELVKEMEQQGFSVDLVTITSLLIGFDKSKRWDLEEQIVKFIRGSSVLPDAIRWKSDMMVALRGPHGRDKDGTPLFSFDGNMDDMMSLVNHVGHTGTDEETPNSDPKDDWSLSPHLDHLAKHADSLNGSAVFTMHRGQRVQGMGAKTFDADMINTYLSIFLAKGKLSVACKLFEIFTNLGNKGTSYTYNSLMTSFVKKGYLKQVWAILHERGGQLCPNDVATYNLIIQGLGQMGKAEVASTIIDRLSKKGVYMDIVMYNTLINQLGKVGKVEEAGCLFEQIIRSGMKPDVVTFNTLININAKAGRLKEADKYLRRMITEGIAPNYATETILIFLDKEIEKRRKQHK